A portion of the Rutidosis leptorrhynchoides isolate AG116_Rl617_1_P2 unplaced genomic scaffold, CSIRO_AGI_Rlap_v1 contig249, whole genome shotgun sequence genome contains these proteins:
- the LOC139882264 gene encoding peptidyl-prolyl cis-trans isomerase Pin1-like, producing the protein MSSSSSSSSSTVRASHILIKHQGSRRKASWKDPEGQVISNTTRDAAVSRLLAIREDIVSGKAKFEDVATTVSDCSSAKRGGDLGKFGRGQMQKPFEDATFSLKVGEISQIVETDSGAHIIKRTA; encoded by the exons ATGTCTTCATCttcgtcttcttcttcttctactgtTAGGGCTTCTCATATACTAATCAAACATCAAGGGTCTCGTAGAAAGGCGTCGTGGAAAGATCCAGAAGGTCAAGTAATCTCAAACACTACTAGAGACGCCGCCGTCTCTCGGCTATTAGCTATCCGCGAAGACATCGTCTCCGGCAAGGCTAAGTTCGAGGATGTTGCAACTACCGTCTCTGATTGTAGCTCTGCAAAACGCGGCGGCGATCTAG GGAAATTTGGCCGAGGCCAGATGCAGAAGCCATTTGAAGATGCAACGTTTTCTCTCAAGGTTGGTGAAATAAGCCAGATCGTCGAGACTGATAGTGGTGCTCATATCATCAAGAGGACAGCTTAG